The Nitrospiria bacterium nucleotide sequence TCAGCAGAAAGTTCGAGCCGCAATTTTTGAGAAAGGCTTTCCGGGCGGGCGGATTTTCTTCCCGCCTTCGGCGGGGATGCGTTCAGTGAACCCATTGCCAGGCGACAGGAAAGGAGCGGGTGCCATGCCAGCATTCTTTTTGTACGCTCGGAAATCGACGGAAGAGGAAGACCGGCAGATCATGTCCATCGAGTCGCAGCTTCATGAGCTTCGGGAATATGCCCGACGTGAGAACCTGACCATCATCGAGGAGTTTGTCGAGGCCAAGACCGCCAAGGAACCCGGGAGACCGGTCTTCAACTTGATGATCCAGCAGATTGAAGCCGGGAAAGCTGACGGTGTGCTGGCATGGCACCCGGACAGGCTTGCCCGTAACTCCGTCGATGGCGGGCGGATTATCTATCTGATCGATATTGGCAAGATCGTTGATTTACGCTTCCCCACCTACCGAACCGATACCACCGCTCAAGGCAAGTTCATGCTCTCAATCGCCTTCGGCCAATCGAAATATTACGTGGACAGTTTGTCCGAGAATGTGAAGCGGGGTATCCGCGAAAAGCTCCGGCGGGGCGGCTGGCCGGGTCGGGCACCGATGGGCTATCTGAATAACTACAAAGACCATACCATTGTGCCCGACCGTGACAAGGGCATGTTGGTCCGAAAAGCCTTTGAGCTCTATGCCGAAGGCGATCACTCACTGGACGGCTTACGCCAGGAAGTCGGTAGGTGGGGGTTATTAGGAACGACGGGCAAGCCTGTCACCAAGAGCGCGCTCGCCACCATGCTGCAAAAGTCATTTTATTACGGTGTGATCAAGTTTGGTGGCGAGCTGTATGAAGGGAGCCACCCGCCGCTGATTTCGAAGAAACTGTTTGACCGAGCCCAACAGATCCTGGCGCAGCGGAGCAAGCCGCTCATCAGGGGGAAGATCACCTATCCGTTTATCGGGCTGATGCGCTGCGCCGAGTGCGGCTGCATGGTCACGGCTGAGACGCAGAAGGGCCATGTCTATTACCACTGTACGAAGCGGCGGGGCCCATGCGGTCAACAGTTTCTTCGAGAGGAGGCTTTGCTTGACCAGTTCAAGACGGCCATCCTGAAGGTCTACGTGGATGATGAGACGACGAAGAAAATTGTGGAGCGCTGGTACGCGCTGAGCGAGGGGTCAAGCAAAGCCTCGCTGTTCCGATCTCGTCAGATTGAGGCGGAGTTACAAGCCTGCGATGAACAGATGGAGCGCCTGCTTGATCTGTACATCACGCGGGGAATTGGATCGGAGGAATATCAGCGGAAGAAGGCCAAACTGCTCGGCGGCAAGCAGGCGCTCAAGGAGCAACGGGACGAGATCGGAACCGGGGGCGGCGGGTGGTTCGAACCGGCCAAAACCTTCTTAAGTGATTGTAATCGCGCTTACTCTGTCGCCTGGCAAGAAAATCCGCCCGCCCAGAAAGCCTTTCTCAAAAATTGCGGCTCGAACTTTCTGCTGAACGACCGAACCATTTGTTTTTCCTACCTGCCGCCCTTCGATCTGGTGGTCAAAAACGCCGCCAGTAAAGAATGGCTGGGGGACGAGGATTCGAACCTCGATAGACAGAGTCAGAGTCTGCCGTCCTGCCATTAGACGATCCCCCAGTTTAGGTGTGTGTAATTGAAGGGTTAAATTTTCCCGCCATTCTAGAAAAATAAAAGGATTGAGTCAAGGATCGTAATTTTACGTGAAAGGTAAAGGGTGAGGGGGAAGAAAATAAGAAAAATTTAAAAACTGTTAGAGGCAGGGCCTTAAAAGAAAAAAGATTCCTGGATTCCCGTTTTCACGGGAATGACGACATTTTGGGAAAAAAGAATAAGGAGTAAACCAGAGAAACAAAACAAACCAGAAAAACCAGAATTACATGAGGGGATCAAACTAGAGAAAGGCCTTGACTTCACTGAAAGGGTCCTGATAGCCTAAGCACGTAATTAGCATTTAATTTCAGGAGGTTATCCCAATCTTACTTGAGGGTTCAAAAGGCCCGGAAACGGGGACAAAACCCACCCTGCGAAAGAAAATGAGACAAACGCGGGATCAAACACCTCCCCATCTTCGAGCCGAATGGAGCCAGCGAATAAAAAATTGGTTGTTTGACCTTGCTTCATTTCAACAAGCACACAGAATTCATTTATTCCTATCCTTTCAGAGTGAAGTTCAAACGCTTCTTTGGCTGGAAGACTTTTTTGCACTTAGGAAAAAAATTGTTGTCCCGGTGATGGGTGATGGTGAGGAAAGGCTATTATTGGCAGAGATCCAAAATCCAGATTCCCCCATGGTCCCCAACCGCTTTGGAATTTTGGAGCCACCCCAGGGAACATTCAAATCCATACCCCCTGAATCAATAGAATTCTTTTTGCTTCCCGGATTGGCCTTTGACCGGAGGGGAGGCAGGCTGGGTTATGGAAGAGGTCATTATGACCGTCTACTGGAAGGGCTCCCTTCACATATTAAAAAAGCGGGGTTGGCTTTTGGATTTCAAATCGCTTCACACATTCCCCAAATGCCGGGGGATGTTTTGATGGATTTTGTGATTACCGAAAACGGTTGTATCACCTGTCAGAAGGATTAAACGCTTATGGGTGCAGTTATCATAGATGGCAAGACCATCGCACAAAAGGTAAAAGATGAAATAAAGGGGGAGGTTCAAAAACTCCGCCAAGGACTTCAACCAGGGTTGGCGGCTATTCTGGTTGGGGATAATCCCTCCTCGGCCATTTATGTTCGAAACAAACGGAAAGCTTGCGAGGCTGCCGGAATTTATTCCGAGGAACATCATCTGGAAACCCATACTTCTCAGGAAAAACTCTTGGAGTTAATTGATGCACTAAATCATAATCACCGAATTCACGGCATTTTGGTCCAACTCCCCCTTCCCAAACAGATCAACGCAGAATCGGTTTTGGAACGGGTTTCTCCGGATAAGGATGTGGATGGATTTCATTGGGTGAATTTAGGGAAACTTTTTGCAGGTTTTCCATCTTTTATTCCCTGCACACCCTTTGGCATTCTTAAAATGCTGCAATATCACGATATTCAGATCCAGGGAAAACATGCAGTCATCGTAGGTCGAAGCAACATTGTGGGAAAACCGGTGGGAATGCTGCTGCTTCAACAACATGCCACGGTGACCATCTGCCACTCCAAGACCGAGGATCTTCCTTCCATATGCAGACAAGGGGATATACTCATTGCGGCGGTGGGAAGAGCAAAAATGATTACCGGAGATATGGTGAAACCGGGGGCGGCGGTGATTGATGTGGGTATTAATCGGCTAGATTCCGGAAAACTGGTTGGAGATGTGGATTTTGAAAGTGTGTCTCAAACAGCGGGCTGGATTTCCCCCGTTCCGGGAGGGGTTGGGCCCATGACCATTGCCATGCTATTATACAATACGGTTTCCTCCGCTAAAAGAACGTTGAAGAATTAAAATGACCGGAAAAATTACCATTCCAGAATTAGCCGCTCGAAAAAAAGCAGGGGAAAAAATTTCCATGCTCACCGCCTATGATTTTCCTTTTGCACAAATGGTGGATGAAGCAGGGATTGATGTCATCCTGGTGGGAGATTCTTTGGGCGTGGTGGTTCAGGGACATGA carries:
- a CDS encoding 5-formyltetrahydrofolate cyclo-ligase encodes the protein MRKKMRQTRDQTPPHLRAEWSQRIKNWLFDLASFQQAHRIHLFLSFQSEVQTLLWLEDFFALRKKIVVPVMGDGEERLLLAEIQNPDSPMVPNRFGILEPPQGTFKSIPPESIEFFLLPGLAFDRRGGRLGYGRGHYDRLLEGLPSHIKKAGLAFGFQIASHIPQMPGDVLMDFVITENGCITCQKD
- the folD gene encoding bifunctional methylenetetrahydrofolate dehydrogenase/methenyltetrahydrofolate cyclohydrolase FolD, with protein sequence MGAVIIDGKTIAQKVKDEIKGEVQKLRQGLQPGLAAILVGDNPSSAIYVRNKRKACEAAGIYSEEHHLETHTSQEKLLELIDALNHNHRIHGILVQLPLPKQINAESVLERVSPDKDVDGFHWVNLGKLFAGFPSFIPCTPFGILKMLQYHDIQIQGKHAVIVGRSNIVGKPVGMLLLQQHATVTICHSKTEDLPSICRQGDILIAAVGRAKMITGDMVKPGAAVIDVGINRLDSGKLVGDVDFESVSQTAGWISPVPGGVGPMTIAMLLYNTVSSAKRTLKN